Proteins encoded by one window of Carassius carassius chromosome 30, fCarCar2.1, whole genome shotgun sequence:
- the LOC132110855 gene encoding leucine zipper putative tumor suppressor 2 homolog — protein MALVQALPVPTDHPKPCADIQQCRSVSHSPIVAAAGTMGSVSSLISGRTYQERHCQAASNFAGKYRKPTPATSCFRQQECTLHSSSSQEQLLTRQPPLPAKNKSSAPISTGNGNYGYLNDEPVGDWNDNHVTTYSPSSDTEASPDNRGMNGNIGGPPPKLVPVSGKLEKSMEKILIRPTAFKPVVSKNRNPVQYLSPRSGGSLTESQGSLNLLLRGTGLGCQEKRNSYSGGRNARSSQCCTMSDSGRNSLSSLPTYSSTGYSLAQSEVPTGHMETTRSSGGHGHSNSDSGRSSSSKSTGSLSGRGQPLSDSGSCGRSPAPGEGYEGVIRELEEKLRERDLELQQLRDNLDENEAAICQVYEEKQKRCEQELEDLRQSCASKMKQVQLKAQRAQQVLQLQVFQLQQEKKKLQEDFSQLLQEREALEKKCASFEKEQTQLGPRLEETKWEVCQKSGEISLLKQQLKDVQADLGQKASEIVALKAQLREARSELQASQARSQEAHATARTRTLELEVCENELQRRKSEAELLREKMGHLEEESIRLKSALAVPPFQTLPSKGQCMSLPLPQTHGGITHRISPAFRDNSSEEQFLAYESDEAKVQRQSVDMLYGLRQEVDRMRAELMYERRRSEDQLEAFEDERRVWQEEKNKVIRYQKQLQQNYIQMYRRNRDLERVMRELSLELENRDMEEFDMHSNEIHFEEITATEI, from the exons ATGGCTCTAGTTCAGGCACTGCCTGTGCCCACTGATCACCCGAAGCCCTGTGCTGACATCCAGCAGTGCCGCTCAGTATCTCACTCCCCCATCGTAGCTGCGGCAGGCACCATGGGCTCTGTAAGCAGCCTTATCTCTGGACGTACCTATCAGGAGCGTCACTGCCAAGCTGCCAGTAACTTTGCCGGCAAGTATCGCAAACCCACACCAGCTACAAGCTGTTTCCGACAACAAGAGTGCACGCTGCACAGCTCCAGCTCACAGGAGCAGCTTCTCACCAGGCAGCCTCCTCTACCTGCTAAGAACAAGTCCTCTGCCCCCATCTCTACTGGCAATGGCAACTATGGCTATTTGAATGATGAGCCAGTGGGTGACTGGAACGATAATCATGTGACCACGTACAGCCCATCAAGTGATACCGAAGCGTCTCCTGATAACAGGGGCATGAATGGTAACATTGGTGGCCCTCCTCCCAAACTCGTCCCAGTGTCAGGGAAGCTGGAAAAG AGTATGGAGAAGATACTGATCCGTCCCACTGCCTTTAAGCCTGTTGTGTCCAAGAATCGCAACCCTGTTCAGTACCTGTCTCCACGGTCAGGGGGCAGTCTGACTGAAAGCCAGGGCAGCCTCAACCTCTTACTTCGTGGTACTGGGTTGGGTTGTCAGGAGAAGCGTAACTCTTACAGTGGAGGGCGCAACGCACGGAGTAGCCAATGCTGCACTATGTCAGATTCAGGCCGCAACTCACTCTCCAGCCTACCAACCTACAGCAGCACAGGATACAGCCTGGCACAGAGCGAGGTTCCTACCGGGCACATGGAAACCACACGCTCTAGCGGTGGCCACGGACACTCTAACTCCGACAGTGGTCGGTCATCATCCAGTAAGAGCACAGGGTCTTTAAGTGGTCGTGGGCAGCCCCTCTCAGACAGTGGATCATGTGGCCGCTCTCCGGCTCCAGGAGAAGGGTATGAGGGCGTCATTCGAGAACTTGAGGAGAAGCTGAGGGAAAGAGATCTGGAGCTGCAGCAACTAAGGGACAACCTGGATGAGAACGAGGCAGCCATCTGTCAG GTGTATGAGGAGAAACAGAAGAGGTGTGAGCAAGAGTTGGAAGACCTTCGGCAGAGCTGCGCATCGAAAATGAAGCAGGTGCAGCTGAAGGCACAACGGGCACAACAGGTCCTGCAGTTGCAGGTGTTCCAGCTGCAGCAAGAGAAGAAGAAATTGCAGGAGGACTTCTCCCAACTGCTGCAGGAACGGGAGGCATTGGAGAAGAAATGTGCCTCTTTTGAGAAGGAGCAGACACAGCTAGGTCCTCGTCTAGAAGAGACAAAGTGGGAG GTCTGTCAGAAGTCTGGTGAGATCTCTCTGCTGAAGCAGCAGCTGAAGGATGTACAGGCTGATCTTGGTCAGAAGGCCAGCGAGATTGTTGCTTTGAAGGCACAGTTGAGAGAGGCTCGTTCTGAGCTTCAAGCTAGCCAGGCTCGCTCGCAGGAAGCCCACGCCACAGCCCGCACCCGTACACTCGAACTTGAGGTTTGCGAGAATGAGCTGCAGCGTCGTAAAAGTGAAGCGGAGCTCTTGCGAGAGAAGATGGGCCATTTGGAGGAAGAGTCCATCCGTCTTAAATCGGCCCTGGCAGTGCCCCCATTCCAAACTCTACCTTCTAAGGGCCAATGCATGAGTTTGCCCTTGCCCCAAACCCATGGGGGAATCACTCACAGGATCAGTCCTGCTTTCCGGGACAACAGCAGTGAAGAGCAGTTTCTAGCATATGAAAGTGATGAAGCGAAGGTCCAGCGTCAGAGTGTGGATATGCTTTATGGTCTCCGTCAGGAGGTGGACCGAATGCGTGCTGAGCTGATGTATGAGAGGAGGCGGAGTGAGGACCAACTGGAAGCCTTTGAGGATGAACGCAGGGTATGGCAGGAGGAAAAAAACAAGGTGATTCGTTACCAGAAGCAGCTGCAGCAGAACTACATCCAGATGTACCGCAGAAACCGAGACCTAGAACGTGTGATGAGGGAACTTAGTCTTGAGCTGGAGAACAGAGATATGGAGGAGTTTGACATGCATAGCAATGAGATCCATTTTGAGGAGATCACTGCCACTGAAATCTAA